One Cyanobacterium sp. T60_A2020_053 genomic window, GATGGAGAAACAGTTTTTAGCAGTTATATTCACGAAACCAGCGCCCTCCGCCATTCATCAGAAACCCCGATAGTATTATTACATGGTTTTGATAGTTCATTATTAGAATATCGCCGTTTATTGCCATTATTAGCAGAAGCTGGGAAGGAAGTATGGGTAATAGATTTATGGGGATTTGGCTTTAACCAGCGCCCTCCACTGCAAACATATTCCCCTGAAAAAATTAAACAACATTTAGCATTATTTCACCGAGAAATGATCAAAAAACCGATGATTTTAGTGGGTGCATCCATGGGGGGCGCTACAGCTATTGACTTTTGTTTAAGCTATCCTGAATTAGTAGAAAAATTAGTTTTATTAGATAGTGGTGGCTTAATTAAACAACCAATTATCAGCAAATTTTTATTTCCCCCATTAGGTTATTTAGCCACAGAATTTTTGCGCAATTTAAAAGTAAGACAAAGTATCAGTAAAACCGCTTATTTTGATAAAAATTATGCTTCTGAGGATGCACTGAGGTGCGCTGCATTACATCTTGACTGTGATAATTGGAATCAAGCCTTAATTAAATTTACTAAAAGTGGCGGTTATGGATCATTTGAGGATAGATTAGGAGAAATTGAAGCACCGACATTGATATTATGGGGCAAAAATGACCAAATTTTAGGCACAAAATCAGCGCCCCTCTTCCAATCCCTAATTAAAAATAGTGAGTTAAAATGGATAGAAAATTGTGGTCATGTACCACACTTAGAACAAGCAGAAATTACCGCTCAACATATAATTAGGTGTTGCTGAATAAACTCAAAAGTTTTGATTCATAAGGGTTAATGCAGATTACAAGCATCTAAAAATAGGCAAAATCGCGCTTTAAAAAAATAAAAATGCAATTAAAACACAAGATTATAGACACTACACGAGGATAATAAAACCTCATAATTGTCAATTTGCCCTCACGATGGCACTTTTTCAGCAAACCCTATTTTAAAGTAGGAGTATTAGTTCTGGGTGCTGGAGTTGTTGAAGTATTCTGATTAGTTGTTGGGGCTGGGGTGACGGGTGCTGGGGTTATATTTTCTGGAGCAGGGGTGACGGGCGCTACAGGCGCTACGGGCGCTACAGGGGTAGTAGTATCATTAGTTTCA contains:
- a CDS encoding alpha/beta hydrolase, which translates into the protein MTSNNTLLFSLKIIENSQKLTELTSINCFKKIKFTKLNWDGETVFSSYIHETSALRHSSETPIVLLHGFDSSLLEYRRLLPLLAEAGKEVWVIDLWGFGFNQRPPLQTYSPEKIKQHLALFHREMIKKPMILVGASMGGATAIDFCLSYPELVEKLVLLDSGGLIKQPIISKFLFPPLGYLATEFLRNLKVRQSISKTAYFDKNYASEDALRCAALHLDCDNWNQALIKFTKSGGYGSFEDRLGEIEAPTLILWGKNDQILGTKSAPLFQSLIKNSELKWIENCGHVPHLEQAEITAQHIIRCC